One part of the Ziziphus jujuba cultivar Dongzao chromosome 2, ASM3175591v1 genome encodes these proteins:
- the LOC125422434 gene encoding seed trypsin/chymotrypsin inhibitor TI5-72 codes for MASKKAVVMTVAVLAVLLLALSATVSARPDAHVLDLFDLLSARNHVSDNFVRVVRGKNEGNMMACCDACYCTKSMPPKCMCADIFSDPHRCMGCDLCMCTMSYPPQCKCLDVTDCCSPPCSAVATD; via the exons ATGGCTTCCAAGAAGGCTGTTGTCATGACTGTGGCAGTGCTAGCTGTTCTGCTGCTAGCTTTGTCTGCAACAGTTTCTGCTAGACCTGATGCTCATGTCTTGGATCTCTTTGACCTATTAAGTGCCAGAAACCATGTTTCTGATAACTTTG TGAGAGTGGTGCGTGGGAAGAATGAAGGAAATATGATGGCATGCTGTGACGCTTGCTATTGCACTAAAAGCATGCCTCCAAAATGCATGTGCGCAGACATCTTCTCCGATCCACATCGATGCATGGGCTGTGATCTTTGCATGTGCACAATGAGCTATCCCCCACAATGCAAGTGTCTTGATGTTACAGACTGTTGCAGTCCACCATGTTCCGCTGTTGCTACCGACTAA